A part of Paenibacillus sp. IHBB 10380 genomic DNA contains:
- a CDS encoding DUF2768 family protein: MMDPMTKMWISLIAVLIMGLSVFLITYARSKTKGFVRAMLSFVAFITMIIGFMGGMVILL; encoded by the coding sequence ATGATGGATCCTATGACTAAAATGTGGATATCCCTTATAGCGGTATTGATTATGGGATTATCTGTTTTTTTAATAACCTACGCGAGGAGTAAAACAAAAGGATTTGTTAGAGCGATGCTCTCTTTCGTAGCTTTTATTACTATGATCATTGGATTTATGGGTGGCATGGTTATATTGCTCTAA
- a CDS encoding 2Fe-2S iron-sulfur cluster-binding protein, whose protein sequence is MPASLQLIGRSVNKNVEIQLGTTILQHALEHKVDFQNLCTRGTCARCRCLIEEGREHLADATEAEHKRLDPEELEEGYRLGCQTVVAQEGIIVARNKTYF, encoded by the coding sequence ATGCCAGCATCTTTACAACTCATTGGAAGAAGTGTTAACAAGAATGTGGAGATTCAGCTAGGCACGACCATTCTCCAGCATGCTCTTGAGCATAAGGTAGACTTTCAGAATTTATGTACTCGTGGAACATGTGCACGTTGTCGCTGTTTGATCGAAGAAGGTAGGGAACATTTGGCGGATGCAACAGAGGCAGAACATAAACGTCTTGATCCGGAAGAGCTCGAAGAGGGTTATCGACTAGGCTGTCAGACTGTTGTTGCTCAAGAGGGTATAATCGTAGCGCGAAATAAAACGTATTTTTAA
- a CDS encoding stage VI sporulation protein F, which produces MSKNISKDALNAINKKSGKNISEGAVKKLASTVKPTTMQSEDQLRQLIKQVSAMANVPVSEDTVRDIVSAVKKSGMNPQSMETLMKMMIKK; this is translated from the coding sequence GTGAGCAAAAATATATCAAAAGATGCGTTGAATGCAATAAATAAAAAAAGCGGAAAAAACATTTCGGAAGGCGCAGTCAAGAAGCTTGCAAGTACGGTTAAACCGACTACGATGCAAAGTGAGGACCAGCTTCGTCAATTGATTAAGCAGGTATCCGCAATGGCTAACGTGCCCGTAAGTGAAGATACCGTAAGGGATATTGTGAGTGCTGTTAAGAAAAGTGGCATGAATCCGCAAAGCATGGAAACGCTGATGAAAATGATGATTAAGAAATAG
- a CDS encoding NAD(P)H-dependent glycerol-3-phosphate dehydrogenase — MSNKVTVLVAGSWGTALASVLAANHREVALWSHNLEQVQEINTKHTNARYLPNIELAHNIKATNSMKEAVDGSSAVVIVAPSSVMREVCHELSSFWNKDMLCIHATKGFESATLNRMSTVISEELGCDEGDIVVLSGPSHAEEVIRQCPTTVVVASLNKERAEAAQDLFMNSYFRVYTNRDMVGVELAGALKNIIALGAGMSDGLGFGDNAKAALLTRGLAEISRIGVELGANPLTFSGLAGIGDLVVTATSQHSRNWRAGSLMGQGNKLDDVLESMGMVVEGIRTTEAAHALAIKHDVQMPITDQIYSVLFKACDPRIAVETLMGRDPKTEMESMRIETWEQWHT, encoded by the coding sequence GTGTCTAACAAAGTTACTGTACTGGTTGCTGGTAGTTGGGGAACAGCTTTGGCCAGCGTTCTGGCTGCCAATCATAGGGAAGTTGCTTTGTGGAGCCATAACCTCGAACAGGTTCAGGAGATTAATACTAAACATACAAACGCTCGATATTTACCAAATATTGAGCTTGCTCATAACATCAAAGCTACGAACAGCATGAAGGAGGCCGTAGATGGATCTTCTGCTGTCGTCATTGTAGCGCCCTCATCTGTGATGAGAGAAGTATGTCATGAACTAAGTTCTTTTTGGAATAAGGATATGCTTTGTATTCATGCCACCAAAGGCTTCGAAAGTGCAACGCTAAATCGAATGTCTACGGTGATCTCCGAAGAACTTGGATGCGATGAAGGTGATATCGTCGTCCTATCTGGACCGAGCCATGCTGAAGAAGTGATTCGTCAATGTCCTACAACCGTTGTAGTAGCCTCACTGAACAAAGAACGTGCTGAAGCTGCACAGGATTTATTCATGAACTCCTATTTCCGTGTGTACACCAACCGAGATATGGTTGGGGTAGAGCTCGCAGGAGCACTTAAGAACATTATTGCATTAGGAGCGGGTATGTCTGATGGTCTAGGTTTTGGTGATAATGCTAAGGCAGCGCTATTAACTAGAGGTCTTGCTGAGATTTCGCGAATTGGTGTAGAACTAGGAGCCAATCCGCTCACTTTTTCGGGCCTTGCGGGTATTGGTGACCTTGTTGTTACAGCAACAAGTCAGCACAGTCGAAATTGGCGTGCAGGTTCATTAATGGGTCAAGGCAATAAACTAGATGACGTATTGGAGTCCATGGGTATGGTTGTTGAAGGCATTCGTACGACGGAGGCTGCTCACGCTCTTGCCATTAAGCACGATGTTCAGATGCCGATCACAGATCAGATTTATAGCGTACTCTTCAAAGCGTGTGATCCTCGGATTGCAGTAGAGACACTGATGGGTCGAGATCCAAAGACAGAAATGGAAAGTATGCGGATCGAGACTTGGGAGCAGTGGCATACGTAA